TTCCAAAGGGAAGGCTTACCGTTGTGACCGGTGTGTCCGGTTCCGGGAAGACCACGATGGTTTTAGAAAGTCTGATTCCCGGACTGGAAGCTTCTTTTCGCGGAGAACATCTGCCGAAACATGTGAAATGTATTTCGGCGGAAGGGATTTCCCATGTGAAACTGATAGATGCCTCACCGATTGGAATCAATGTCCGGTCAACGGTGGCGACTTATGCCAATATACATGATGAACTCCGCAAAATTTATGCAAAAACAGCGGATGCAAAAAATCGGGAATACAAAGCAGGGGATTTTTCCTACAATACCGGAAAGCTGCGCTGCCCAGTCTGTGACGGAACCGGGCAGATCAGTCTGGACGTACAGTTCTTACCGGATGTGGACATCCCCTGCCCGGAGTGTGGTGGGTCGAGGTATGCGAAAGAGGCATGGGAGATCGGCTATGAAAATAAACAGGGAAACAGGTATTCCCTGCCGGAACTGATGGAGATGGATGTCAACACGGCGCTGCAGGCGGTCACAGATCTGAAACTGGTGCATCAGAGGCTTAGTGTTCTGAAAAATTTAGGACTTGGTTATCTGACACTGGGTGAGGAGACACCGAGTCTTTCCGGTGGCGAGGCACAGAGACTGAAACTTGCCAGTGAAATGGGAAAAGGACAGTCGGATTCTGTCTTTGTGTTTGATGAGCCGACCATCGGACTGCATCCGTTGGATGTACAGACGTTACTTGGCGTATTTCAGGCGTTAGTCGACAACGGGGCGACCGTGCTTGTCATCGAGCATGATCTGGATGTGATCCGAAATGCAGACTATATCATTGATATGGGCCCCGGCGGTGGAGAGGAGGGCGGCAGAGTGGTCGCCTGCGGGACACCGGAGCAGATTGCAGCAAATGAAAAGAGCGTTACGGGAAAATATCTATAAAGAACAGGGGTTGTGTTTCTCATTCATTTCTGCTACAATGACCACGTCATTTTTAGATATATCAAAATTCAAATTTTAATGGAGGTGAATTTTCATGGACAGTTGCGATAGCGTAGGACGAAGTAAAATATGCGATGTACGAAGATGTAAAAAGAGAATGTGGCTGTCTGTGAGAGTCTGACCGCCATATTCTATATTGTTGTGCACCTTTTATACATCGCATCAGAGGATCCTTGCAATCACAATGAAGCGATGTATTTTTATGCCCATTTCAGGCGAAAAGGAGGTCACAATGAGAAAAGTATTAATCCCGAAAAAAGACTATGTAAAAGAACTGATAAAGATCATCCGTGTTACAAAAGATGAGCAGAAATTACGGAATCTGCTGTCAGATTATCATGAGAAAGATATCGCGGAGGCGATCACATTTCTGACGGAGACTGAGCGGAAGCATCTCTACCATGTGCTCGGTTCTGAAAGGATCGCAGAGATATTTTCCTATTTTGATGATGCGGAAATGTATTTGGAGGAACTGTCTTTAGAGCAGGCAGCAAAAGTAGTTTCCTACATGGATGCGGATGATGCGCTTGATGTGTTAGATGATCTGTCCGAGTCAAAGAAAAACGCGATCGTGAGTCATCTGGATGCAGACGCACAGAAAGATGTGCAGAAACTGCTCTCCTATGAGGAGGATGAGATCGGAAGCTGCATGACGAACAACTTTGTCTGTATTTCAGAGAAATTGTCCGTCCGGGAAGCGATGAGCGAACTGGTCCGTCAGGCGGGGGAACATGATAATATTTCAACGATCTATGTTACCGATGAAGAGGAAAAGTTTGCCGGTGCGATCGATCTGAAAGATCTGATCATTGCAAGAGAAAACACACCTTTGCAGGAAATCATAAGCAGTTCCTATCCATATGTGTATGAAAATGAAAAGATCAGTGAATGTGTGGAAAAGATTGCAGATTATGAGGAGGATTCCATTCCGGTATTGACGCAGGAGAAAAAGATTGTGGGTATTCTGACTGCG
The Roseburia rectibacter DNA segment above includes these coding regions:
- the mgtE gene encoding magnesium transporter; its protein translation is MPISGEKEVTMRKVLIPKKDYVKELIKIIRVTKDEQKLRNLLSDYHEKDIAEAITFLTETERKHLYHVLGSERIAEIFSYFDDAEMYLEELSLEQAAKVVSYMDADDALDVLDDLSESKKNAIVSHLDADAQKDVQKLLSYEEDEIGSCMTNNFVCISEKLSVREAMSELVRQAGEHDNISTIYVTDEEEKFAGAIDLKDLIIARENTPLQEIISSSYPYVYENEKISECVEKIADYEEDSIPVLTQEKKIVGILTATDIVELVDDAMGDDYAKLAGLTSEEDLKEPTIVSMKKRLPWLIILLFLGMAVSSVVGIFESVVAVLPIVICFQSLVLDMAGNVGTQSLAVTIRVLVDEDLDTRKKLALLGKEMKIGFLNGASLGVMALVFLGIYIHLFKKYAWMSAFLISGCVGISLVVAMVISGFVGTIIPMFFHKIHIDPAVASGPLITTVNDLVAVITYYGLAMVFLIDIFHI